One bacterium DNA segment encodes these proteins:
- a CDS encoding cation-translocating P-type ATPase, giving the protein MDELHCRDIADVLRELRTDPGSGLAGAEAASRLQASGPNELPEGPPLRPGRIFLSQFASTMVAVLLAAAVVSALLGDLVDTVAIAAIVLLNALLGFTQEYRAEKAMAALSRLAAPVVKVRRDGGIREIPARELVPGDILLLETGDRVPADARLVEGHSLRTDESTLTGESAPVEKSPGPLSDPDLPVADRRNSLYLGTTVVHGRATAVATGIGRDTELGRIARMLSGVRQEATPLQRRMADLGRSLALLALAIVAVIFGMGLFRGEDPVLLFLTAVSLAVAAIPEGLTAVVTVTLALGSQRMLARRALIRKLPAVETLGSVTVICSDKTGTLTRNRMDVTEILSAGRRIVFAADAPAPELPYPHTLLAAVCALCNDAVPQAAGGPATLGDPTEIALLAAAAEAGLSREALERSFPRVAEVPFTAERKRMTTAHAVPAGAVPAADGSNPSLSAVVSNVGDAAGFVASKGAADMLLPACSAEWTERGVLPLDPAGRERILASIAAMAGRGLRVLGVAFRTLANAPAGVPADELEEGLTFLGLVGMIDPPRPEASLAVRTCREAGIRPVMITGDHPQTALAVARSLGIGGDDTVVAGAEFARMSPAEIAAAVRRTDVYARVSPAHKLDIVSALQADGHVVAMTGDGVNDAPALRKADIGVAMGIGGTDVAREAADMILTDDNFATIVAAVGEGRVIYDNVRKFILYILASNVGELLVMLLGPLLGMPLPLLPLQILWINLLTDGLPGLALGVEPAEGDAMRRPPRSPSEGVLTRGTWAYILGVGALLGILCLAVALPLYRAGDPSWRTALFTTLTFAQMAHVLAIRSLRESLFRRGVFTNRPLLLAVSATVLLQLAAVYAPPLQGIFRTVPLLPGTLAQCAAASAVLFLVLEGRKYAAGLARGRSRE; this is encoded by the coding sequence ATGGACGAGCTGCATTGCAGGGACATCGCGGACGTCTTGCGGGAGCTCCGGACCGATCCCGGGTCCGGGCTGGCCGGGGCCGAGGCCGCGTCCCGCCTTCAGGCGAGCGGCCCGAACGAACTCCCCGAAGGCCCCCCCCTTCGCCCCGGGCGGATCTTCCTCTCCCAGTTCGCCTCCACCATGGTGGCGGTCCTCCTGGCGGCGGCCGTCGTCTCCGCGCTGCTGGGCGACCTCGTCGACACCGTCGCGATCGCCGCCATCGTCCTCCTGAACGCGCTGCTCGGCTTCACCCAGGAGTACCGGGCCGAAAAGGCAATGGCGGCGCTGTCCCGCCTCGCCGCCCCCGTGGTGAAGGTGCGGCGGGACGGGGGGATCCGGGAGATCCCCGCCCGGGAGCTCGTCCCCGGCGACATCCTCCTGCTGGAAACGGGAGACCGCGTCCCGGCCGACGCCCGCCTCGTCGAGGGACACTCCCTTCGCACCGACGAATCCACCCTGACCGGCGAATCCGCCCCGGTGGAGAAATCCCCCGGGCCGCTTTCCGATCCCGACCTGCCCGTCGCCGACCGGCGGAACTCCCTGTACCTCGGCACCACGGTCGTCCACGGGCGCGCCACTGCCGTGGCGACCGGCATCGGACGGGATACCGAGCTGGGACGGATCGCCCGGATGCTCTCCGGGGTGCGCCAGGAGGCGACCCCGCTGCAGCGCAGGATGGCCGACCTCGGCAGGAGCCTCGCGCTGCTCGCGCTCGCAATCGTCGCCGTCATCTTCGGGATGGGGCTGTTCCGGGGAGAGGATCCCGTGCTGCTGTTCCTCACCGCCGTCAGCCTCGCAGTCGCCGCGATCCCGGAGGGGCTGACCGCCGTGGTGACCGTCACGCTCGCCCTCGGCTCGCAGCGGATGCTGGCGCGCCGCGCCCTCATCCGGAAGCTCCCGGCCGTGGAGACGCTCGGCTCGGTCACCGTCATCTGCTCGGACAAGACGGGGACGCTCACGCGGAACCGGATGGACGTTACGGAGATCCTCTCCGCGGGGAGGCGGATCGTATTCGCCGCGGACGCCCCGGCGCCGGAACTGCCGTACCCGCATACCCTCCTCGCCGCAGTGTGCGCCCTCTGCAACGATGCGGTTCCGCAGGCGGCGGGCGGACCGGCGACGTTGGGCGACCCCACGGAGATCGCCCTCCTTGCCGCCGCCGCGGAGGCGGGGCTTTCCCGGGAAGCGCTGGAGCGGTCCTTCCCCCGCGTCGCGGAAGTACCCTTCACCGCGGAGCGGAAACGGATGACCACCGCGCACGCCGTGCCCGCGGGAGCGGTCCCCGCGGCCGACGGATCGAACCCGTCCCTCTCCGCCGTAGTATCGAATGTCGGGGACGCCGCAGGGTTCGTCGCGTCGAAGGGGGCCGCGGACATGCTGCTCCCGGCCTGCAGCGCGGAATGGACGGAACGCGGCGTCCTGCCCCTCGATCCCGCGGGGAGGGAGCGGATCCTCGCTTCGATCGCGGCGATGGCGGGGCGCGGCCTGCGGGTGCTCGGGGTCGCCTTCCGGACCCTTGCGAACGCCCCCGCGGGAGTGCCGGCGGACGAATTGGAGGAAGGGCTCACCTTCCTCGGACTGGTGGGGATGATCGACCCGCCTCGTCCCGAAGCTTCACTGGCGGTCCGGACGTGCCGCGAAGCGGGGATCCGCCCGGTGATGATCACGGGCGACCACCCGCAAACCGCCCTCGCCGTGGCGCGGTCGCTGGGGATCGGGGGAGACGATACGGTCGTGGCCGGCGCGGAGTTCGCCCGGATGTCCCCCGCCGAAATCGCCGCCGCCGTCCGGCGGACTGACGTCTACGCCAGGGTCTCCCCCGCTCACAAGCTCGATATCGTATCGGCGCTCCAGGCGGACGGGCACGTCGTGGCGATGACGGGGGACGGGGTGAACGACGCCCCCGCGCTGCGCAAGGCGGACATCGGCGTCGCGATGGGAATCGGCGGGACCGACGTGGCGCGGGAGGCGGCGGACATGATCCTCACCGACGACAACTTCGCCACCATCGTCGCCGCCGTCGGGGAAGGCAGGGTCATCTACGACAACGTGCGCAAGTTCATCCTCTACATCCTCGCCAGCAACGTGGGCGAACTCCTCGTGATGCTTCTGGGCCCGCTCCTCGGGATGCCGCTGCCGCTCCTCCCGCTGCAGATCCTCTGGATCAACCTGCTCACCGACGGGTTGCCGGGGCTGGCGCTCGGGGTGGAACCGGCGGAGGGCGACGCGATGCGCCGGCCGCCGCGCTCCCCGTCGGAGGGCGTGCTGACCCGCGGGACGTGGGCGTACATACTCGGCGTGGGCGCGCTGCTCGGAATCCTGTGCCTCGCGGTGGCGCTTCCCCTGTACCGGGCGGGGGATCCGTCATGGCGGACCGCCCTCTTCACCACCCTCACCTTCGCACAGATGGCGCACGTTCTCGCGATCCGTTCCTTGCGCGAGTCGCTTTTCCGCCGCGGCGTCTTCACGAACCGCCCGCTTCTCCTCGCCGTGTCCGCCACCGTGCTCCTGCAACTGGCGGCGGTGTACGCCCCCCCGCTGCAGGGGATCTTCCGCACCGTCCCGCTGCTCCCGGGGACCCTGGCGCAGTGCGCCGCCGCGAGCGCCGTGCTCTTCCTTGTCCTCGAGGGCAGGAAATATGCGGCCGGCCTTGCCCGCGGGCGTTCCCGCGAATAG
- a CDS encoding ATP synthase F0 subunit C, whose protein sequence is MALAAGFGIAIAAFGGAMGQGKAIAAGLEGIARNPSAQNKIFIPMIVGLALIESLVIYALVIAFVLVGKL, encoded by the coding sequence ATCGCTCTGGCGGCAGGGTTCGGCATCGCGATCGCGGCGTTCGGCGGCGCGATGGGCCAGGGCAAAGCCATCGCAGCCGGGCTGGAGGGGATCGCGCGCAATCCTTCCGCCCAGAACAAGATCTTCATCCCGATGATCGTCGGCCTCGCGCTGATCGAGTCCCTCGTCATCTACGCGCTGGTCATCGCGTTCGTCCTCGTCGGGAAGCTCTAG